The Stigmatella ashevillena genomic sequence GTGGCCACCGGCGCGGTCTCGGACATGGACGGCAACGCAGGCAAGGAAATCCCGTTGGAGGCGGGCAACAACCTGATGATTTACAGCCGGAGTGCCGGACTGCGCAGTTTCTACATCGGCGGCACCAACTGGAAGGTCTGCACCGAGATCGCGAACTGCGCCAGCGACATGAACGGCGTGGCCGGCGCTGAGTTGCTGATCGCGCTGCCGAGCGAAGTGCGGATCGTCTCGCTGCAATCGGGGACGATCAACAGCTATTGGATCGGCAGCCAGTACGCGACGCTGCGCGATGGCGTGCGCGACTTCGACGGCGTCGCCGGGAACGAAATCGCGATGGCCCAGGGCGGCAACGGCAATCTGCTGATTCTGCGTCCACGCGCCGGCACCCTGCAGACCCTCAATGGTGCCGGCACCTTCGGCAGCTCGTGGACGCTCGTCGACTACGTCAATCTCGATGGCGTGGCCGGGGACGAAATCCGCGTCCGCTCCAACACCAACAACCGCATTTACCGCGTCTACCCGCGTTCGGGCACGGTCAGCGCGGAGTAACCAGGCCGGGAGCGAAGCGCCGAGCGTCTTCGCGAGGGTGGGCCTATTGGCAGGAAGCCACCGCCATGGGTCCACCGTTCTTGTAACAGTAGTAATAGCAATCACTGCCCTGGTGGCCGCAGGGTTGGCCTTGCGGATTGCCATTCGGGCAGTTGGTCTGGGTGTAAGAGGGGCACCGGCCCGACACGTACCGCATGGGGCCGTAGGTTCCAGTGGCCTGTCTGCAGACGTAGGAGGAGTGGTAGGCGAGGCCTGGGTAATTGGCGGAGACCCACGTGCAGGTCTGCCCCGGCGTCGTGCAGGCACTGCCGGCCGTCATGCCACACGCGGTGGTGTTGGGCACGTACCCATCCGTGGTGGTGCTCTCCCAGATGTAGCTCGCGGCAAGCTCGTGGCTCTGGGACTCGGGGGAGCCCACCTCCACGGCGTCCTGCTCCGGGCTGCCGGTCGCTGTCTCCGGACCGCAGCCCGCCAGCAGTATGCCGCCCACGACAGTCAGGACTCGGAATGTCTTTCGCATGGTGTCATCCTCGTTTCAGTACTACGGGAATAATCCTGTTATACCCTGTTGCTCGGGATAAAGCAGTAAAACAGGAGGAGCTGTCCGCCCGGGGTCACACCCTGGGCGGTGCAGGGACTCAAAGGATGGGCGCCATGATGGGCAGCACGCGCAGGCTTGAAGGGGTCTAGCGGCATGGCGCTCAACGCGGGCTATGCCTATCGCGAACAGCTCGGTGTCCGGGCTCGAGGACAGAGCACGCTCTCCTATCTGGTCGCTACCCACCGGCACTCTCCGGAGCTGGTGTGGCGGGAGCGGCTCGCGCGGGGCGAGGTCCTGTTGGAAGACCTCCCCGCGACGGGTGAGGAGCTGCTGAAACCCGGCCAGAGGCTCGTCTGGAACCGGCCCCCCTGGGAGGAGAAGGAGACGCCGCGCGATTACACGCTCGTGTATGAGGACGAGGCGATCCTCGCGGTCGACAAGCCGAGCGGGCTGCCCACGATGCCGGGGGGAGGCTTTCTCATGAACACCCTGCTGCACCTCATGCGGGAGCGCTTCCCGGAGGTGAGCCCCCTGCATCGGCTGGGGCGCGGCACCTCGGGCCTCGTGCTTTTCGCGCGCACGCACGACGCGGCGGCGAAGCTGTCCAAGGCCTGGCGAGATCGCGAGGTGGAGAAGCGCTACCGGGCCCTGTCGAGCCACGTGGCCCCCCAGGACGCCTACGACATCACCGCGCCCATCGGCGAGGCGGTGCATCCGGGGTTGGGTCTGCTCCCCATGGCGCTCCCCAGCGGCAAGGCCTCCCGGAGCCTGGCGCGCGTGCTCCAGCGGCGCGCGGCGAGTACCCTCTTCGAGGTGGATATCCAGACGGGCCGCTCGCAGCAGATCCGCATCCACCTGGCCTTCATCGGGCATCCGCTCGAGGGAGATCCCGTCTACACCGTGGGAGGCGTGCCGCGCGCCGAGCAGCCGGGACGGCTCGGGGACACGGGCTACCTGCTCCATGCGGAGAGGCTGTGCTTCGTGCATCCCCTCACGGGCGAGCGCCTGGAATTGCACGCCACGCTGCCGAGCGAACTCCAGGTGAAGTAGAACGAAATGCCTGGGCTTGCCTTTGTCAATGAGGGAGATGACATGTCGGTTCAAGCAAGGAAGTCCTTTATCGCGGCGATCCGTGTCGCGGCCTCGCTCGTCGTAGCCCTGATGGTTGGAGGAGGAGCACAGGCGCGGGCCGATTACGTCGCGACGCCCAATCCCTCCAGCAACTTCGGCACGTGGCAGGGGTGGGGCTGCTCCCTGGCCTGGTGGGCCAATGCCTTCGGGAGCCGCGATGACCTGGCGGATGCCGTCTTCACCACCAACGCCTCGGTGACCCTGTCGACCCACGCGGGGACCTACTCCGTGCCGGGGCTCGGCATGAACGTGGTCCGTTACAACATCGGGGGCTATGGCACCCGGCCCGCCGGGACTGCCGTTCCTGTCTATCCCGCCACGAGCACCCTCCCGGACTTCAAGCGCATCCCGGGTTACTGGCTCGATTGGAACAGCACGGATCCGTCCTCTTCGAGCTTCGACTGGTACACCGACTCCCAACAGCGCACCATGATGTGGAAGGCGAAGGATCGCGGGGCGAACGTCTTCGAGGCGTTCTCCAATTCACCTATGTGGTGGATGAACTACAACAAGAGCTCCGCAGGCAGTCACGGCGGCGGTGACAATCTCCAGTCCTGGAACTACGGAGACTTCGCCCGCTATCTGGCCACCGTCGTCAAGTTCGCCAAGGACCAATGGGGGGTGAACTTCACCACCGTCGAACCCTTCAACGAGCCGGCGGAGTCCTGGTGGACGTACCCCAAGAACCAGGAAGGGTGTCACTTCGACAACGCCACGCAACGCCAGGTGCTCGCCCAGCTCCGGCTCGAGCTGAACAACCGGGGGCTCCAGACCGTGGGCATCGCCGCCTCGGATGAGAACTCACCGGACAGTGCTCTCAGCACCTGGAACGCTTTCGACACGGCGACAAAGGGGCTGGTCAATCAGATCAACGTGCACGGCTACAGCGGCCTCGAACCCTACCGGGGACCGAACCGGGGTCCCCTCTACGCGGCCACGAGCGGCAAGCGGCGCTGGGTCTCCGAATACGGGGATGGCTACGACAGTGGCATGCCGATGGCGGACTCCATCGTGCGCGACCTGTGGGCGTACCACCCGAGCGCCTGGGTCTACTGGCAGCCGTTCGACAGTGGCGGCTGGGGCCTGATCCAGTCCAACCCCGGCGACAACTGGATCGGAACGCCCAATGCCAAGTGGTACGTCATGGCCCAGTTCAGTCGGCACATCCGGCCGGGCATGACACTCCTGAGTGGCAATGATGCCAATACCGTGTTCGCCTATGACGCCACGGCCCGAAAGCTGGTCGTGGTGACGGTGAACTTCGGAACGGCCCAGTGGATCGACTACGACCTGTCCAGGTTCGGCACGGTCAGCGGCCCCATCACCCGTTGGGCCACGGTGACCGCGAGTGGGGGAGACCGGTACGTGCGCTACAACGACACGAACCTGAGTGGGAAGCGCTTCTGGTCGTGGTTCCCCGCCAACACCGTCCAGACCTTCGAGATCCAGGGCATCTCCCCTTAAGGGGTGAAGGTGATCCGGTGCGTGTATTCCACCTGCGACTGCGTGGAACCCCCATACCGCGAGAAGCCCCCCTGGCTGAACACCACCAACCTCGCGAGGGCTTCTCCTGTGTAGGCGATGGGACCGGTGGGGATGTCGAAGTCGGGAGGCGGTGCGCTCGATGGGCCGAGTGTGCCGAACTGATGCCAGAGGGCTGTTGAATCAGCACTTGCTGTGAGGTCCGACCACGAACCCCAGGTGAAGGGGACCGGGGACCAGGAGAAGCGCAAGGACGAGCCCGAGGGGAAGGTGGCTCCACTCGCTGGGCTGGTCAGGCGCGGAGTTCCGGGGGCTCTGATTTCGTACGTCGCGGTGGGGAAGCCAGGGACCGAGACGATCAACGTGCTCACGGCGCCCGGGGTCGGGAAGGCACCGGCAGTGGTGTCCGGTCTGCCGATGGGGAGCGGATGACCGTTGAGGGTGGCCGTGGCATTCGTGAGCCACTGGCTCCCATCGCTGATGCGCACGAGCGCCTGCTCCTGGACGTTCTCTCCGGTGGGGGTCTCGTCGATCCGAAGGACGAAGGACGCATGCACCCGGAGGATGCCCGGTGTCGCCGGGAGTCCACAGAACTCCAGCGGGTTGGGTGAGCCCGCGGTCTCGGCCGAGGGCGTCGCCATGCAGAGCAGCGCGGCGAGCTCGTTCTCTCCGGTGAGCGTCAGCGTGATGGGAGTGTCCAGGGGCACAGGCTCCGCCCTGGGGAGCGCGTCCCCCACGGGGAAGTGAGAGAGTGTGAAGCGCCCGTTCTGCCCCCCCGGCCCCTCCGAGTAGCTCAGGGCGTGGCCCGGTGCTTCCCGATCGAAGAACGATTGCGTGGCGCCGAGCACCTTGTCCTGGGGGACTTCGCCGACAGGGATGGGGTCCAGCTTGCCGTTGTGGTTGTCGTCTCGGTACGCAACGAGGATGGCATGCCCGAAGCGGCCCGCCGCATCCTCCGTCAGCGCCTCGGGAGGGGGGGGCGCGTAGAGGTGGAAGGTGAAGTCGATGGGGAACGAGGGCTCGTAGGCGATGTCCTCGGTGACGATCTCCCGAGGCTGCGACGGGTTCGTGCTGGACTTGTACCAGACGAGCGCCAGCCGCACCGGCTCATCGACCTGGACGTGGTCCGCCAGGAGCAACTGGCCCTGCAATGTCACCAGAGGGTCGCCGCGATAGTCCGGCTGCACCGGCGGTCCCTCTCCACATCCCATCATCAGCATGGCGGCAGCGATTGCTCCCATGCTCGCGCGAAAAAACGTCTTCATGAGGCCTTCCCAGGTTTGGGTGGAGCACATCCACATCTCCACCTCCGATCTCTGTACCGAGGGAGGCCGTGAAAATGGGAACCGTCAGAATCGCCACCCCACCGCCGCCTCGACGCCGACCCCCGTCCTCCAGGGGGAGGCGTCGCCTTCCAGCGGGAGGTAGCGCAGCTCGGCGCTGGCCTCGAGCAGCACCAGGGCGTTCGCCACCAGTGGGATTTCGACGCCGGCCACGCCGATGGGCCCCAGGCCCAGGCCCCATCGGTCCGGCAGGGCTTTCGCCCCGAAGGCGCGTTGGATGCGCTCTTCCTGGCTTCGCATGAAGCTCTGGCGCAGCGTCAAGGAGCGCAACCCCAGGCCCGCATACGGGGCGAGCGGCCAGCCCAGGTACCGCCAGCCGAAGCTCACCTGCGCGAGCAGGCTCTGCTCGGAGATGTCCAGGTCCACGCCGGCATAGGTGGCGCGCTGTGCCGAGACACCCGCCTTCCACCACCACTCACCGAAGGTGCGGCGGTACCCGGCACCTGCTCGCCATCGGGCTCCCGTCTGGGGGATGGGCCCCGACTGGAACCCGCCCATGAGCAGGAGCGTGGAGGCGCGCAGGTCGACATAGCCTCCCTTCAGCGCCACCTCGCTCCAGCTCCGCTCCTCCATGGCCCGCTCGTCCACGGTGAGCTCTCCTCCGTAGGGCAGCTCCAGGGTGGTCAGCGCCACTCGCGTGCCCAGGCGCTTGCGCACCACGTATCGTCCCGGCGGTACCGCCAGGCGCAGCGCGCGTCCTGCCTGCTTGTCCACCTCGAGCAGCACATCCGGCTCGGGCTGGCTCGCCACCGTGAAGGAGCCCTCCGAGGCGGGCGGGAAGATCACCGCGCTCCGGTGGCGCAGCGGCTCGGTCAGGACGACCTCGCCCGCGCCGCTCAGGTCGATATCCGCCACGGGGTGCTGTGAGCCCCGGGCCGCGGCGGACACGGTGCGCCGGTACGAATAGCTGTAGGCCTCGGCCACCGTCACCTGGCCGTCCCCGTTCACATCCGCGTCGCCTCTCAGGCCTGTCAGCAGGTGGTGGGTGAAGAGCGAGCCCGCGAGCGACTCCCACTCTTCCGAGGACTCCGCCGGACCGCTGGAGGAGATGAACACCTCGCCCCTGAGCGGCAATCGCTCCAGGTTCAGCTGGTAGCCGGAGACGAGCCGACCCCCTTTCCGCCGCGCGACGATGCCGCTCTCGCACGTGTCGAGGATGAGGACTCGCAGCGGCGCGGCCACCCGCATCGCCAGCTCGCGCAGCTCCGCCAGCGGCAGATGGCCCCCGCCCAGGTGCAACTGGCCCGCCTGTGCGTGGGCCGACACATAGATGAAGAGCGTGACGTCCGCGCCCGCGGCGGCGAGCTCGGCCGCCCGTCCGCGCACCTCCGTGAAGGCGGCGCGCACCTGCTCCACCGTGGCGCCGCTGAGCAGGTAGGCCCGCGTCGACTGCACCTGGCCCAGCTCCCGCATCAGCTCGTGAAAGCGGCGGGCGTCCGTGTCGGCGTAGCGCAACGGCACATCGGTGGGGTCTCCCGTGTTGTTGCCGATGGACACCAGCAAGCGCACGGGCGCCGCCTGCGCTTCTCCCGCGAGCGCCAGCACCGCGAGGAGCACTCCCAGGCCTGGCAGTCTCATGGGCTCTTTTCGAGGACGACCCACTCCACCTGGCAGTGGGGGCAGTCGATGCTCGGCGCGCTGGAGGAGGGGCCGCTCAGCCAGTCTCGGAGCTCCTCCACGGTAAAGGGCTCCGGGCGGAAGATGGCCGCGAGGCGCTCGGGGCCTGGGGCCTCATCGAGTGCGATGCTCTCCTCCAGCACCGAGAGGGTACCGCCGGCCACCCGCGCCGCGGCGGTGCCCTGGTAGGGGTGGAAGACGGTGAGCTGCCCTGTCCCATCGATGCTGACGAGCAGGAGCCAGCCATCGCTCGGAGGCCGGTAGTGGAAGCGCAGCACCTCTCCCGCACGGACCTTTGCCCCGGAAGCCAACCGGAGCGGCGAGGCTTCTCCGGCGCGCTGCACGTACACGCCGAATTCCGTGCCTCCCTTCAAGCGGACCGCGTCCGTCCCCTGCCATGTCAGCACCGCCAGGAGCACCGCGCATGCGCTTGCGGCAGCGGCGCTGAGCTGCCAGCGTCGCCAGGCCGGTGGGGCCACCTTGCGAGCCTCCAGCTTCCGCAGGAACTGTTCGGGAGGGTGGGCGCGACGGTACGCCTCGCTCGCCTCCGTGAGCGCCTGCACGTGTTCCGTGCACGCCGAGCAGGAGACGACGTGCACCTGGATGCCGGGCTCGAGGGTTTCTCCCGCAGCCAGGGACTCGAGCACCACCGTGGGAGGACACCCGGGGCCTCGGAGCGGGGCGGGCAAGGGCTTCATGGCGTCACCTCCGGGGATGACAGGTTCCGAAACTTCTGCCACCGCGCGCGCAGCAACTCCGCGAAGCCCGCGAGCTTCTTGCCCACCGTGCGGCGAGAGTAGCCCGTCTGGGCCGCGATCTCCTCCTGGGTCCACCCTTCGATGTGGTGGAGGATGACGATGTCCCGCATGCGGCGGTCGAGCTGGCCCATCACCGAGGAGACGAGGGCACGGCGATCCCCATCCTCTGGAGCGCCCAGGCGCCGGGGGTCCAACTCGGCCAGCTCGGAGGGCTCCCAGGGCGCTTCGCGGGCTCGGCGCTTCGCCTTGTCGAAACAGACGTGGTTGGCGATGGCATAGAGCCAAGCCAGGGTGACGGGCGCCTTGAGCGAGCCGTGGTAGCTGCGCACGCGCACGAAGACATCCTGCACGGCATCCTCCGCATCCGCGCGGTTGCCCAGGAGGAGCAGGCAACGCTGGTGAAGGTAATAACCGTACTGGTCGTACAGCGCTGAGAGCTGCTCGGGGCCCACGTTCGTGTCAGTTCACTCCTTGAGGGGATATACCTGCGGAGGGCCCTGAAATGGGAACTCCCCTTTTCAGGTCCGTGAGTGAAGGCCTGGCGTGTCCCGTGAACATCCAAGAGGTAGGTTGATTTACGTGTTGACATGCCGAATCGAGGACAACGGCGACCTCCGGGTGTGACCCGAGACGCTACGACTGGCAGGAATTCGTAACCTGTTATGGCTCACAGAAAGGGCCTTCCGGGGATGGCCGCCATTCCTCTCAGAGCGGGCGCTCCGAC encodes the following:
- a CDS encoding RluA family pseudouridine synthase codes for the protein MALNAGYAYREQLGVRARGQSTLSYLVATHRHSPELVWRERLARGEVLLEDLPATGEELLKPGQRLVWNRPPWEEKETPRDYTLVYEDEAILAVDKPSGLPTMPGGGFLMNTLLHLMRERFPEVSPLHRLGRGTSGLVLFARTHDAAAKLSKAWRDREVEKRYRALSSHVAPQDAYDITAPIGEAVHPGLGLLPMALPSGKASRSLARVLQRRAASTLFEVDIQTGRSQQIRIHLAFIGHPLEGDPVYTVGGVPRAEQPGRLGDTGYLLHAERLCFVHPLTGERLELHATLPSELQVK
- a CDS encoding RNA polymerase sigma factor; the protein is MGPEQLSALYDQYGYYLHQRCLLLLGNRADAEDAVQDVFVRVRSYHGSLKAPVTLAWLYAIANHVCFDKAKRRAREAPWEPSELAELDPRRLGAPEDGDRRALVSSVMGQLDRRMRDIVILHHIEGWTQEEIAAQTGYSRRTVGKKLAGFAELLRARWQKFRNLSSPEVTP
- a CDS encoding glycoside hydrolase: MSVQARKSFIAAIRVAASLVVALMVGGGAQARADYVATPNPSSNFGTWQGWGCSLAWWANAFGSRDDLADAVFTTNASVTLSTHAGTYSVPGLGMNVVRYNIGGYGTRPAGTAVPVYPATSTLPDFKRIPGYWLDWNSTDPSSSSFDWYTDSQQRTMMWKAKDRGANVFEAFSNSPMWWMNYNKSSAGSHGGGDNLQSWNYGDFARYLATVVKFAKDQWGVNFTTVEPFNEPAESWWTYPKNQEGCHFDNATQRQVLAQLRLELNNRGLQTVGIAASDENSPDSALSTWNAFDTATKGLVNQINVHGYSGLEPYRGPNRGPLYAATSGKRRWVSEYGDGYDSGMPMADSIVRDLWAYHPSAWVYWQPFDSGGWGLIQSNPGDNWIGTPNAKWYVMAQFSRHIRPGMTLLSGNDANTVFAYDATARKLVVVTVNFGTAQWIDYDLSRFGTVSGPITRWATVTASGGDRYVRYNDTNLSGKRFWSWFPANTVQTFEIQGISP
- a CDS encoding caspase family protein, with the translated sequence MRLPGLGVLLAVLALAGEAQAAPVRLLVSIGNNTGDPTDVPLRYADTDARRFHELMRELGQVQSTRAYLLSGATVEQVRAAFTEVRGRAAELAAAGADVTLFIYVSAHAQAGQLHLGGGHLPLAELRELAMRVAAPLRVLILDTCESGIVARRKGGRLVSGYQLNLERLPLRGEVFISSSGPAESSEEWESLAGSLFTHHLLTGLRGDADVNGDGQVTVAEAYSYSYRRTVSAAARGSQHPVADIDLSGAGEVVLTEPLRHRSAVIFPPASEGSFTVASQPEPDVLLEVDKQAGRALRLAVPPGRYVVRKRLGTRVALTTLELPYGGELTVDERAMEERSWSEVALKGGYVDLRASTLLLMGGFQSGPIPQTGARWRAGAGYRRTFGEWWWKAGVSAQRATYAGVDLDISEQSLLAQVSFGWRYLGWPLAPYAGLGLRSLTLRQSFMRSQEERIQRAFGAKALPDRWGLGLGPIGVAGVEIPLVANALVLLEASAELRYLPLEGDASPWRTGVGVEAAVGWRF